One window of Thermococcus sp. JdF3 genomic DNA carries:
- a CDS encoding ABC transporter ATP-binding protein, which yields MIRIENLVKVYKDVRALDGLNLEVKPGQVYGFLGPNGAGKSTTILSTLGLIFPQEGRIQLFDHEVFADGRFDENQLVEAKKRVGYMPEHATLWDFLTPEQTLDIIADAFKIPKTEKGKRINELLELVGLKEARKRKVGKFSKGMRQRLLLAQALINDPELLILDEPMTGLDPTGIAEFKE from the coding sequence ATGATAAGGATTGAGAATCTCGTCAAGGTTTATAAGGACGTTCGCGCCCTCGATGGGCTTAACCTTGAGGTGAAGCCGGGTCAGGTGTACGGTTTCCTGGGCCCCAACGGTGCCGGGAAGAGTACGACAATCCTCAGCACTCTCGGCCTCATCTTCCCCCAGGAGGGGAGGATTCAGCTCTTCGACCATGAGGTTTTCGCCGATGGGAGGTTTGACGAGAACCAGCTCGTTGAGGCCAAGAAACGCGTAGGCTACATGCCGGAGCATGCCACGCTCTGGGATTTTCTGACTCCCGAGCAGACGCTGGACATCATCGCTGACGCTTTCAAAATACCAAAAACCGAGAAGGGGAAGCGCATCAATGAACTCCTCGAACTCGTTGGTTTGAAGGAAGCGAGAAAGAGGAAGGTGGGTAAGTTCTCGAAGGGTATGCGTCAGCGTCTGCTCCTCGCCCAGGCGCTCATCAACGACCCTGAGCTTCTTATCCTCGATGAACCCATGACCGGCCTCGACCCGACGGGGATAGCGGAGTTCAAGGAGA